The following nucleotide sequence is from Macaca fascicularis isolate 582-1 chromosome 15, T2T-MFA8v1.1.
gtaaTTTCACACAAAAATTTACATGAACATATTACATTAAAAGTTATTCCACAATTCTACCCATCAAACTAAGTTAAATGTCAATAGCTTTTAAACTTAGATTTTAGTTTAACTTTTCTGTCATTCTTAACTTTACATTGaataaaaagagcaaagtttatagtttttatctgtgaaGTAGAGGTATACACagtatacataaataaatatgccaAATCTGTGTTATTAAGAGTTCATGAAGatttcaattagaaaaaaataccataaaaatttTGAGTGTAGGTGAAAAATAGGCAATGATGAAAAACATCTTTCAACACATGTAGAGAGtgaataaagaaagcaaaaacagagaTAGAAAGTAAAACTAGAGCctttagaaaatggaaattagTATGTTCACTATTTAAGACCCATGCACAGAGCAAAGTCTTCAGAAAACCTAGAGGCCAAGGTTCAAGGTTACCCACCTCACGTAGCCTAGCAATATTGACAACATCCCAATGGCCCTGTCCTTTTCTTTACTGATGGCCGTGGTGGTGCTCAGCTACAAATCCATCTGCTCTCTGGGCTGTGATCTTCCTCAGACCCACAGCCTGGGTCATAGGAGGGCCTTGATACTCCTGGCACAAATGGGAAGGATCTCTCCGTTCTCCTGTCTGAAGGACAGACGTGACTTTGCATTCCCCCAGGAGGAGTTTGATGGCAACCAGTTCCAGAAGGCTCAAGCCATGTCTGTCCTCCATGAGATGATCCAGCAGACCTTCAATCTCTTCAGCACAAAGGACTCATCTGCTGCTTGGGAACAGAACCTCCTAGAAAAATTTTCCGCTGAGCTTTACCAGCAACTGAATGACCTGAAAGCCTGTGTGATAGCAGAGCCTGGGATGGAAGACACTCCCTTGATGAATGAGGACTCCATCCTGGCTGTGAAGAAATACTTCCAAAGAATCACTCTCTATCTGACGGAGAAGAAATACAGCccttgtgcctgggaggttgtCAGAACAGAAATCATGAGATCCCTCTCTTTTTCAACAAACTTGCAAAAAAGATTAAGGAGGAAGGATTGAAAACTGGTTCAACATGGAAATGATCCTCATTGACGGACATGTCATCTCACACTTTCATGAGTTCTTCCATTTCAAAGACTCATTTCTCCTATAAACACCACGAGTTGaatcaaaattttcaaatgttttcaggAGTGTAAAGAAGCATCGTGTTCGCCTGTGCAGGCACTAGTCCTTTACAGATGACCACGCTGATGTCTCTGTTCatctgtttatttaaatatttattatttacatatttttaagatttaaattatttttatgtaatatcaTGTGTACCTTTATTTTGTGGTTAATGTAACAATATATGTTCTTCTTATGTAGCtaatatattaatttcctttttcattaaatttttactACACAAAAtgtcttgtgtttgttttttctttaagataaaaTTGCCAAGCCTGACTGTACAACCTGACTTAAAAATAGATGATTTAATTTAGTTACCTATCATAATTTTattcaagttttataaaaatatatttttctataccaGGTTATATGTCGTCATCAGGATACAAACATGAACATAAAAACTACAGTTCCTGTTCTCTTGTATCTTTGATTTTTGTCCAGAAAGAAatctaaaaacaataataatgctGAATTAATATCAGTTATACTAACTGCTGTAATATGAAGAAGTGAAAAAGCAATGAATTCCTCTTAGCAGAAGGTAGATTGAGACATGTCTGGAATTAAAAGCAGAGATATTCTCTGTAAACTGACTTTCAACATGTAATTGAAAAGGTACATTGCCAGTCAGATAAATAAGTTTGCAGTTTTCAAGGAATACCATATCTGGAAGTTTCTAACTGGCAATGGAAAGGCCaagaatgaaatggaatgaaTGTCCATGTGGTGAACAattggagagggaaaaaaagacttAAAGTGGATTCTGAGGACCTTCCACCACTAAAGTGGGGGAACGGAAGAGAcacaaagagaagaagaaaacagaggtggaatatcttttttttttttttttttttttgaggcggattctccctctgtcgcccatgctgcagtgcagtggctggatctcagctcactgcaagtcaGAGGTGGAATATCTTAACAGCAGAAGGACAAGAGGGAATGGTGATAAAagcatatttagaaaataaatgtgcttAGAAAAAGAATCAATAGACTTAcgaaaaatgtgaattaaaactgAGCACTACAGCAAGAAAAGAGATGGCAGTGCAGAGCTTACTGagagctggattgatagaattaATCAGCAGAAGCCATACTGAGGTAGGTAGAAGAGTGAATccgaaaagaaaaatcaagataaCACATATAGAAAATTGTGAGAGATCTGCCTTTGCAATGGAGGGAAGTAATAAGGTTGCACTCTCCAAAAATGTGGATTATCTTTTATCTGCATAgtgtttcctttttgaaaatacaTGTCACTAAATTTCATATATTTGATGCATTGGTAAATCATatgaatacattaaatattttatatttttaaagcataaaatataaaattatttacaatagtaattgatcattattttgattatttctctGTTAAATGTCAGTAAAAACTGACACATttctttcacaaaataaaatcGGAAACTAGAAGAGATTCTCTTTCTCAATACTttaggaatggggaaaggattccctatttaataaatggtgctgagaaaactggattgccataagcagaaaactgaaactgaaccccttccttacacctaatacaaaaattaactcaagatggattaaaccttaaatgtaaaacccaaaaccatgaaaaccttagaagaaaacctaggcaataatgctcaggacataggcatgggcaaagattttatgatgaaatcaccaaaaccaactgcaacaaaagctaaaattgacaaatggcatcgaattgaagagcttctgcacagcacaagaAACTATGAatcatcagagcgaacaggcagcctacagaatgggagaaaatttttgcaatctacccatctgatgaaggtctaatatccagaatgtacaaagaacttaaacaaatttacaaaaaaacaaaacaaacaaacaaacaaaaatcaaaaagttggtaaaggacacgaacagacacttctcaaaagaagacttatgtagccaataaacatgaaaaaagctgaacatcactgatcattacagaaaagcaaatcaaaaccacaatgagataccatctcatgccactcagaatggcgattactaaaaagtcaggaaataacagatgctggtgaagctgtggaaaaataggaaagcttttacactgttggtgggaatgtaaattagttcaaccattgtggaagacagtgtggcaattcatTAAAGATCTAGAcgcagaaataacatttgacccagcaatctcattgctgagtacatacccaaaggaatataaatcattctattacaaaaatACACGCAcatctatgtttattgcagcactgttcacagtagcaaagacacgtaaccaacccaaatgcccttcaATGATAGActcgattaaaaaaaaatgtgctaaTAGGTGACGACTTGAtaggtgcggcaaaccaccatggcacacgtatacctatgtaacaaatctgcacgttctgcacatgtatcctggaacttcaagcaaaattaaaaaaaaaaagaaaaagaaagaaagaaaagaagttggtCAAAATCAGGTGAAAATACAACCAAGGAATTTAAGAGAGCAGGATATGGCTGTGTATAATTGAGGAAAAGAGGAGATTAATAATGATTAAGGAAATCCCAATACAAAATTTACACATCAGGTACAAATaacaatacattatttttcattgaaattCCATTATGcttgcatatattattttaggCAGCCTAAAAAAACAGAATTCTGTCATGAATTCTAGAGAGGCTGAAAAATTGTCTCACCTCATTTCAAAGTCCTATATATATTCAGTCAGGAAATGGTGGCTTGTAGAAATACCTGACAGAGGAGCGGCATCTAGAGTGAAGTGCAGAATACACGTGTTTATGGTTAACTGATTCTGGCACCTGGCACATTCGTTTCCTGGCTCTCGGAATTCCAGAGTACACTCCCATATGAAGGTAGTCTCCTAAACTTAAGTAAAATATACATCTTTGCTGGTTCTGGGAGCTGACACactttcccctttcctccctgctTTTCCGTATCACATTTTTCACTGCCATATCACGTTagtttccttcctcttcctctagAAATTGGCACTGTGGTCTCTTCTTCACTCACCGTGAGCCTGCACTGCCTCTTCACACAgctgttttcagttctcttgtgGGTTTAATCCATCACTTTCCCATTAAGAGTACAAAATCACAAATGAAAGCAGAAGTTCAGTGAAAGTTCTAGGTTTTTCAGAAGCTCTTTTATAAAAtactctccttcctttcttatgATGAATATTTCTGAAAGAGGCAATGTCCCTGTTACAATGACATAACAGTAGCttagcaaaaaaggaaataaaaggcaggtTCCATTTACTTGGAGACTGTTAAACATTTACAGGGAAAGCGATCCACCAACTGGTCAAAATGCACCAAGACAGCAGCCAAGTCTGGAGAGCAGGCTGTTAGTGAGAAGTAGGCCTCCTTGCAGGAGATGTATCTTCATAGCTAAAGAGAGGCTCTTCCCAAGAAAGAACTGACCCTGGTACTGGAATTAGGCCATTTCCCTAACTTTTGGATcttagagagaaaaaatattcccAGCTTCAGGCAGGACCTGTCCTCTTGGGGCAATGGACAGCTATGGCGAAAGAAAAAGGGTCAGGATGTGTCCCTTTcctccaccctgcccagcctccccgGGGCCTCCTAACTTATCCCTTCCTCTATGTATTGTACAACACTAGGAATTAGAACAGCCTCCCAATCTGGGTGTAGATTTCAAGGGTATTTGACTTTTGGTCTCTCTATCAAGGTTGTGGAACTCTTCatagatgatatcctgaaatatattttccaagttgtttgttttctccctgtctcttctaaGGATGCAAGTGATTCCTACATTTGGCCTCTTTATACAGTCCCCtgtttcttggaggttttgttcattgctcttcgtttattttctttagttttgtctgactgtcttatttcagagagccaGCCTTCAAGACCTGAGAttcttcctcagcttggtctattccgctgttaatacttgtgattgcattgtgaactCTTGTAATGTGTTTTTTAGATCTATTAGGTCCATTAGGTTGTTTTtcatactggctattttgtctgtcaccTCCTGTATCCTTTGACTctgattcttagtttccttggtTTAGGTTTTACTGTTTTCAGGAATCTCAA
It contains:
- the LOC102145962 gene encoding interferon alpha-17, with translation MALSFSLLMAVVVLSYKSICSLGCDLPQTHSLGHRRALILLAQMGRISPFSCLKDRRDFAFPQEEFDGNQFQKAQAMSVLHEMIQQTFNLFSTKDSSAAWEQNLLEKFSAELYQQLNDLKACVIAEPGMEDTPLMNEDSILAVKKYFQRITLYLTEKKYSPCAWEVVRTEIMRSLSFSTNLQKRLRRKD